A DNA window from Brenneria izadpanahii contains the following coding sequences:
- a CDS encoding LysR family transcriptional regulator produces MDQIQAMRVFVRIAELGSFSRAAEMLSLPRATVSNTIKQLESRLGARLLQRTTRQVQITVEGQIYYQRCTQLLAEIEEADALFSRQRQQPAGNVRVDMPHSLAREVVIPALGEFYQRYPHITLSISANDSAINVVREGVDCVLRAWQVADDSLATLHLPASPQITCASARYLAEFGTPASLDDLSSHQMVGYFSLRTGQRYPLEFMHNGECITHMLPSKLDVNGADAYIAACRAGLGLIQATRSGLRSLLDSGELVEIMKDMPPPDMPFFVMYPPGRFLAPRIRVFIEWLNELFARPTSA; encoded by the coding sequence ATGGACCAGATTCAGGCGATGCGCGTTTTTGTGCGAATTGCGGAGCTTGGCAGCTTCAGCCGTGCGGCTGAAATGCTGTCCCTGCCGCGAGCGACGGTCAGTAATACGATAAAACAGCTGGAGTCGCGCCTGGGCGCGCGGCTATTGCAGCGAACCACCCGTCAGGTGCAAATCACCGTTGAGGGCCAGATTTATTATCAGCGCTGTACCCAATTGTTGGCGGAGATAGAGGAAGCGGATGCGCTTTTCTCTCGCCAGCGCCAGCAGCCGGCGGGCAATGTGCGGGTTGATATGCCGCACTCGCTGGCGCGGGAGGTGGTGATCCCCGCGCTGGGCGAGTTTTACCAGCGTTACCCGCATATTACGCTATCGATAAGCGCCAATGATTCGGCGATTAATGTTGTGCGCGAAGGCGTGGACTGCGTGCTGCGGGCCTGGCAGGTGGCCGATGATTCGCTGGCGACTCTGCATTTACCGGCGTCGCCGCAAATCACCTGCGCTTCGGCCCGGTATCTTGCCGAGTTTGGCACTCCCGCATCGTTGGACGACCTATCTTCGCACCAAATGGTCGGCTACTTTTCGTTGCGTACCGGGCAGCGTTATCCGCTGGAGTTCATGCATAACGGCGAGTGTATTACCCATATGCTGCCCAGCAAATTGGATGTAAACGGAGCCGATGCTTATATCGCCGCCTGCCGCGCCGGTTTAGGGCTGATTCAAGCCACGAGATCGGGGCTGCGAAGCTTGCTGGACAGCGGCGAACTGGTTGAAATTATGAAGGATATGCCGCCGCCGGACATGCCGTTTTTCGTGATGTATCCTCCCGGACGTTTCCTGGCGCCGAGGATCCGGGTATTCATTGAATGGCTGAATGAACTCTTCGCCCGGCCGACGTCGGCATGA
- a CDS encoding aldo/keto reductase, whose amino-acid sequence MQQRQLGLNGPSVSAIGLGCMGMSDFYFTAQDEKESIATLHRALELGVTLIDTADMYGPRTNELLVGKAIKGKRQQVFLATKFGIVRNPDNNLERGVCGKPEYIRNAIEGSLQRLGVEEIDLYYQHRVDPTVPIEETVGTLADLVKEGKIRYIGLSEASAATLERACRVHPITALQSEYSLWTRDVEADILPACERLGVGFVPYSPLGRGFLTGAIRNLDDLAADDFRRNNPRFMGENFAKNLQLVEKVNQLAAQKGISPSQLALAWVLAQGEHIVPIPGTKRRRYLEENVGALDVTLTADDLAEIEAIFPFNAAAGERYGEEGMATINL is encoded by the coding sequence ATGCAACAACGTCAATTAGGTCTTAATGGCCCATCGGTTTCCGCCATTGGGCTGGGCTGCATGGGAATGAGTGATTTTTATTTTACCGCGCAGGATGAAAAAGAATCTATCGCCACCCTGCACCGGGCGCTGGAACTGGGCGTCACCCTGATTGATACCGCCGATATGTACGGTCCCCGCACCAATGAGCTGCTGGTCGGTAAAGCCATTAAAGGCAAGCGCCAGCAGGTGTTCCTGGCCACCAAGTTCGGCATCGTACGTAACCCGGACAATAACCTTGAACGCGGCGTTTGCGGGAAACCGGAATATATTCGCAACGCCATTGAAGGCAGCCTGCAACGGCTGGGCGTAGAAGAAATCGACCTTTACTATCAACACCGCGTCGACCCGACGGTGCCGATTGAGGAAACCGTCGGTACGCTGGCTGATTTGGTCAAAGAAGGGAAAATTCGCTATATCGGTTTAAGCGAAGCCTCCGCCGCGACGCTGGAACGCGCCTGCCGGGTTCATCCCATCACCGCCTTACAAAGTGAATATTCGCTGTGGACGCGCGATGTGGAAGCCGACATTCTGCCCGCCTGCGAACGTCTTGGCGTGGGCTTCGTGCCTTACAGCCCGTTGGGCCGCGGTTTTCTGACCGGCGCCATCCGCAACCTGGACGATCTGGCGGCCGATGATTTCCGCCGCAACAATCCGCGGTTTATGGGTGAAAACTTTGCGAAAAACCTGCAACTGGTGGAGAAAGTCAATCAGTTGGCCGCGCAGAAAGGCATCTCCCCGTCGCAGTTGGCGCTGGCCTGGGTGCTGGCCCAGGGCGAACATATCGTGCCGATTCCGGGAACCAAGCGCCGCCGCTATCTGGAAGAGAACGTCGGCGCGTTGGACGTCACCCTGACGGCGGACGATCTGGCGGAAATTGAAGCCATTTTTCCTTTCAATGCCGCGGCGGGCGAACGCTACGGCGAAGAAGGCATGGCGACGATTAATCTTTAA
- the rsmC gene encoding 16S rRNA (guanine(1207)-N(2))-methyltransferase RsmC — MSALTPASEVILRHSDEFILRRVLFAGDLQDTLPARFEAADVRVHATQFHHWQQLKGALENNVQYGLTADAELAADCDTLIYYWPKSKQEAEFQLFNLLSLLPVGCEIFVVGENRSGVRSAENILADFAALTKIDSARRCGLYHGRIEKQAVFNLDEWWDEYVIEGVTVKALPGVFSRDGLDPGSELLLSTFAPHMKGKVLDIACGAGVLAAVLAKQSPKIRLTLSDVSAGALASSRATLAANQLEGEVIASNVYSEISGRFDLIVSNPPFHDGLQTSLQAAEMLIRGAVAHLPIGGQLRIVANAFLPYPALLDAAFGSHEVLAQTGRFKVYQATVGRSPRPAGKGRR, encoded by the coding sequence ATGTCCGCATTAACTCCAGCCAGTGAAGTCATACTGCGCCATAGCGATGAATTTATCTTACGCCGGGTACTGTTTGCCGGCGATTTACAAGACACCTTGCCCGCGCGGTTTGAGGCGGCTGATGTTCGCGTCCACGCCACGCAGTTTCACCATTGGCAACAGCTGAAAGGCGCGCTGGAGAATAACGTGCAGTATGGCCTGACGGCGGATGCCGAACTGGCGGCGGATTGCGATACGCTGATCTATTACTGGCCGAAGAGTAAACAGGAAGCGGAATTCCAACTGTTTAATCTGCTGTCGCTGCTGCCGGTTGGCTGTGAGATTTTTGTGGTGGGCGAGAACCGCAGCGGCGTGCGTAGTGCGGAAAATATCCTGGCGGATTTCGCCGCCCTGACGAAAATCGACAGCGCTCGGCGCTGCGGGCTTTACCACGGACGGATTGAAAAACAGGCCGTCTTTAATCTGGATGAGTGGTGGGATGAGTATGTCATTGAGGGCGTGACCGTGAAGGCGCTGCCCGGCGTGTTCAGCCGTGACGGACTGGATCCGGGCAGCGAACTGCTGCTTTCGACCTTTGCGCCGCATATGAAAGGCAAAGTGCTGGATATCGCCTGCGGCGCCGGCGTATTGGCCGCCGTGCTGGCGAAACAATCGCCTAAAATCCGTCTGACGCTCAGCGATGTCAGCGCCGGCGCGCTGGCATCAAGCCGGGCGACGCTGGCCGCCAATCAGTTGGAAGGCGAGGTTATCGCCAGTAACGTTTACTCGGAGATTAGCGGGCGCTTCGACCTTATCGTTTCCAATCCGCCGTTTCATGATGGTTTGCAAACCAGCCTACAGGCGGCGGAAATGCTGATCCGCGGCGCGGTCGCCCATTTGCCGATCGGCGGACAGTTACGCATCGTCGCCAATGCGTTTCTGCCCTATCCGGCGCTGCTGGATGCCGCGTTTGGCAGCCACGAGGTGCTGGCGCAGACCGGACGCTTCAAAGTCTACCAGGCTACCGTAGGCCGCTCGCCGCGTCCGGCCGGCAAAGGCCGCCGTTGA
- a CDS encoding DNA polymerase III subunit psi: MTSRRDWLLQQLGITQWTLKRPTVLQGEIAVSLPAQVRLIIVSSEPLTDDEPLLADVLRSLTLTPDQAYSLTPQQAEMLPAKARCHSWRLGVNEPLALEGVQLTSPALTELYHNADAKRALWQQICEHERDINPDAGRSGASLSD; encoded by the coding sequence ATGACATCAAGACGTGACTGGCTGCTACAACAACTGGGTATTACGCAATGGACCCTGAAGCGCCCGACCGTATTGCAAGGCGAAATCGCCGTCAGTCTGCCTGCCCAGGTTCGTCTGATTATTGTGTCGAGCGAACCGCTGACCGATGACGAACCGCTGCTGGCCGATGTCCTGCGCAGCCTGACGCTTACGCCGGATCAAGCCTACAGCCTGACGCCGCAACAGGCCGAGATGCTCCCCGCCAAAGCCCGCTGTCATAGCTGGCGATTAGGCGTTAACGAGCCGCTGGCGCTGGAAGGCGTCCAACTCACCAGCCCGGCATTGACCGAGCTTTACCACAACGCCGACGCCAAACGGGCGCTCTGGCAGCAGATCTGCGAACATGAACGTGATATCAACCCTGACGCCGGCCGATCTGGCGCAAGCCTTTCAGATTGA